GAATAAGTAGCGCGAGGCAGGTGAGAAGCCTGCCCGTCGGAAGCCCAAGGTTTTCTGGGGAAGGCAAATCCGCCCAGAGTTAGCCGGGACCTAAGGCGAGGCCGGAAGGCGTAGCTGATGGGCATCAGGTTGATAATCCTGAGCCACCTGCCGGAGGATAACCTACGGGGCGGGACGCAGGAGGAGCAGGCAACCGGGGCGTTGGTAGACCCCGGCCAAGCGGCGAGCGGGGGTGTGCAGGCAAATCCGCACACCCGAAAACCGTGAGCCGTGATGGGGAGCCGAAATATAAGTAGGCGAAGTGCCGCGCTTCACACTGCCAAGAAAAGCGTCGCGTAGGCGAAGGCAGGTGCCCGTACTGGAAACCGACACAGGTGGGCGAGGAGAGGATCCACAGACGGACGGGTTAAGCACCGCTAAGGAACTCGGCAAACTGACCCCGTAACTTCGGGAGAAGGGGTGCCCTGCAGGGAGAGTGCAGGGTCGCAGGGAATAGGCCCAAGCGACTGTTTATCAAAAACACAGGTCTCTGCTAAGCCGAAAGGCGAGGTATAGGGGCCGACGCCTGCCCGGTGCTGGAAGGTTAAGGGGAGGGGTTAAAAGCTCCGAACCGAAGCCCCAGTGAACGGCGGCCGTAACTATAACGGTCCTAAGGTAGCGAAATTCCTTGTCGGGTAAGTTCCGACCCGCACGAAAGGCGTAACGACTTGGGCGCTGTCTTGGCGGTGTGCCCGGCGAAATTGTGGTACCAGTGAAGACGCTGGTTACCCGCGGTTGGACAGAAAGACCCCGTGGAGCTTTACTGCAGCCTGGCACTGTGTTTTGGTGTGCTCTGTACAGGATAGGTGGGAGGCGGAGAAGGGGAGGCGCCAGCTTCCCTGGAGCCGGCGGTGGGATACCACCCTGGGTGCACTGGGGCACTAACCAGACACTCTGAACCGAGTGATGGGACACTGCCAGGTGGGCAGTTTGACTGGGGCGGTCGCCTCCTAAAAGGTAACGGAGGCGCCCAAAGGTCACCTCAGCACGGATGGAAATCGTGCGGTAGGAGTGCAAAGGCGGTAAGGTGGCTTGACTGTGAGAGAGACATCTCGAGCAGGGACGAAAGTCGGGCTTAGTGATCCGGCGGTGATTCAAGTGGGAGAGCCGTCGCTCAACGGATAAAAGTTACCCCGGGGATAACAGGCTGATCTCCCCCGAGAGTCCACATCGACGGGGAGGTTTGGCACCTCGATGTCGGCTCATCGCATCCTGGGGCTGAAGTAGGTCCCAAGGGTTGGGCTGTTCGCCCATTAAAGCGGTACGTGAGCTGGGTTCAGAACGTCGTGAGACAGTTCGGTCCTTATCCGCCGCGGGCGCAGGGTATTTGAGGGGAGCTGACCTTAGTACGAGAGGACCGGGTTGGACGGACCGCTGGTTTACCAGTTGTTCCGCCAGGGGCACAGCTGGGAAGCCAAGTCCGGAAGGGATAAACGCTGAAAGCATCTAAGCGTGAAGCCCACCCCAAGATGAGATACCCCACACCGAAAGGTGGTAAGGGTCCTGGAAGACTACCAGGTAGATAGGCCGCATGTGTAAGCGCAGTAATGCGTTAAGCAAGGCGGTACTAATGACCCGAGGAGCTTGACCGAAAGAAAAGCCTTACCCTATTCACTTGCGAGGCTGCTTTATTTGAGGTAGCCTGACAAGAGAAAAGTAAAATATAGGTAACAAATCCGGTGGCGAAAGAGCGAGGGTAACACCCGTTCCCATTCCGAACACGGAAGTTAAGTCTCGCAACGCCGATGATACTGTGCTGGAGACGGCACGGGAAAGTAGGTGGCTGCCGGATTTTTTATTTTGCCCCTGAGTGTTAAATTTTTAACAATATCTACAAAAAAACATTGGTGTTTTTAAGCAGTACAAAACCTGAAAAATTAGCTTTCATCCACTAACTACTACTCCTGCTATAAATTAAACGCTATTGATTGCAAAAAAGTTCAAAGTGATTTGGATTACAAAATTATTAAAAAATCTTGTAAATTTTCTTACCAGTATTGATACCCATTTTTAACTGGGGTATGATTATAATTAGAAAGATAAACAACTTGTAAAGGATGAACTGAGATGTCCAGGAAAATAATAGTAAAAGCATTGATATTGCTTATAATTTCATTAATAACAGCCCTAATTATAGAAAGTTTATTTATGGTAGCAGGTGCAGAAAGTTTAAATAAGGTGTCTTCTTCAGTTCAAAAAGCGTCAAAGTCTATAAAGCAAAATATACAAAAAGAACTGATTTTTCAGCAACAGGTGGATTTGAATTCAGATGCGCAGCTTGATACAATAAGCATCTGGCAGGATAAAAATCAGAAAAAATATGTACTGAGTGTGAACAGTAGTCTTTATCAACCAAAAGAAAATATTTTACAGGTAATTGGGACTGAAATAGTAGACATAGACAGCAGTGATCAATATAAAGAAATTTTGTTTCATTACAAATCAAACAAAGGTGAAAGGTTTGTTATATTAGATTATAATGGCAAATCAATTAAAGAACTTCTTAGCTCTGGCTCAAAACCGGTTATTTTGGGGAATAAAGAGGTAATCATTGAAGTAGATATGGGATTTTGGATTAAAAAGGAAAAATATGTTTTAAGTCAAAAAAATACCAGTGTACGAACTTTGAAACTCTCACCTCAGGAGTTATACAATGTTGGTGTATTTGCATATGTTAAAAAGCCTTTTGTTTTATACTCCTACAGAGACCAAAAAAGCAAATTAGCAACTACAAGAAAAGGGGAAAAGATAGAGATAATAAGCTGCGATACTTCGAATTGGTTTAAAGATCAATCAAAAAAGAATAATAAGCTTTATGACTGGTACCTGATAAAAACAGAAAATGGCTTACAGGGCTGGGCAATCCTTAAAGATTTCATAAACTATATAGATATCATCAAGAATCAATAGAAAGCGAGAAAGTAGAATATTTTTAAAAGACCATTCGATTATGAGAATGGTCTTTTTATTTTTTTCAAGATAAAGATTTTATGGTATAATAAATACAAACTTTCAAACAACATGGCTTATCAAAAGGAAAGGTAGTATATTAAATGAAAAACATAGTTCTAACAGGTTTTATGGGAAGTGGTAAGACAACCATAGGTAAATTAATTGCAGAAAAATTGAAGATTGATCTTGTTGACACCGATTCTGAGATAATAAAAGAGTTTGGGTTAACAATTGACCGGATATTTGAGATATATGGCGAGAAAAAATTTAGAGAATGCGAAAGAAAGGTTATTGAAAGGGTATCAAAGCTTGAAAACGTTGTTATCTCAACAGGTGGAGGAGTTGTTTTAGAACCAGAGAATATAAGACTTTTGAGAGAAAACGGGGTTATTTATTTTTTATATGCATCTCCTGACACTATTTTAAAAAGATTAAAAGATGATAACTCAAGACCTCTTTTAAAAAACGGTGATAAATTGAGTAACATTATTAGGCTCTTGAACCTGCGAATGCCGTTTTATAAGAATTGTGATTTTGAGATAAATACAGACATCTTAACTCCTGAACTTGTAGCTGAAAAAATAATATCAATCCATATGACAAAGGAGAGTAGAAAATGACAAGGTTTGGACCTGCAGGAAACTCCCAGAGCTTTTACGATGCAGGACACAAGTCCAGTGTGGAGGCTCCAAAGTGGCTTCATTCCATAGGGCTATCAGCCTATGAATATCAATGCAACAAAGGTGTGAATATCTCAAAGGAAAAGGCAAGACAGATAGGGGAAGAAGCGAAAAAGTATGATATACTTATATCCATTCACGCTCCCTACTATATAAACTTTGGCAGCCAGGAGGAAGATAAACTGAAAAAGTCAAAAGAATATATTTACCAGTGTATTGAAGTTGCTAAAGAAATGAAAGCTGAACGAATTGTGTTCCATCCCGGTTCCTGTGCAAAAATTGACAGAAAGTTTGCCTTTGAAACAGCAAAAAAAGCCTTGCTTGAGGTTGTAAGTGTAGTGAAGGAAATGAAGGCAGAAGGAATTTTTTTGTGTCCGGAGACAATGGGCAAGAAAAACAATCTTGGAAGTGTGGATGAGATAATAGAAATATGCAAACTTGATGAAATCTTTCTTCCAACAGTTGATTTTGGACATATAAATGCGTTTACCGGTGGAAGTTTGAGAACAAAAGAAGATTTTGTGAATCTTTTAAAAAAGTTTATTAACCAGCTTGGATATGAAAGAATGAAAAGATTTCACAGCCACTTTAGCAGAATTGAATACACGTCTCAAGGGGAAAAGAAGCATTGGAACTATGAAGACAAACAGTATGAACCTGACTTTGAACCGTTAGCCGAGGCTCTTGTAGAGCTTGATCTTGAACCTGTCATAATTTGTGAATCAAAAGACTATATGAGTGAGGATGCAGTTTTATTGAAAAAGATATACCTTGAAACATTGGAAAAGAGGATGTGATTAACAATAATGAAGAAGGTTTTGATTATAAATGGGCCTAATCTAAATCTTTTGGGTATTAGAGAGAAGAATATATATGGGACAATTAGTTACAATGAACTTTTGAAAATAATATCAAAAAAGGCAAGTGAACTTGGTCTGGATGTGGTTTTTTTTCAATCAAATCACGAAGGGGAAATAATAGACAGAATTCACAGAGCGCCTGAAGAGAATATGGATGGTATAATTATCAATCCAGGAGCTTACACCCATTACAGTTATGCTATACACGATGCAATAAAGGCTGTTAGTCTTCCCACCATTGAGGTCCATATCTCAAATATTCATGCGAGGGAGGAATTCAGACAAAAAAGTGTAATAGCCCCTGCATGCATAGGGCAGATTTCCGGGTTTGGCATAAAAAGTTATATTATTGCATTGTATGCGATAAAAGAGATATTAAACTTGGAAACAACTGAATAGCTAAAAGTGGGGGATGTTGAGTGATTGAACATAGAATTGAAAAACTTTTTGAGAGAGACGAAAGAATAGAAGCGGTATTTGTATCAAAGAAAGAGAATGTAAGATATCTCAGCGATTTCAAAGGTGATGAGAGCTTCTTGATACTTTTAAGAAATGGGAAAAGATATCTTTTAACAGATTTTAGATATATAGAACAGGCTAGAAAACAGACCTCTGGCTTTGAGATTGTGGACTATAAGGGGAAACTTTTTGAAACCATTTTGGATATACTGAATCAAAATTATACAGAGTCTCTTTATTTTGAGGGTTATTCGCTAACTTATTCAATGGTTTCTGATATGAAAGAGAAAATAGGCAATAAAGTTTATCCTCTTTCATTCAGTATTGATGAGATAAGATCTATTAAAGACCAAAAAGAGATTGAACTTATTAAAAGAGCAGTTGAAATTACAGATAGAGCATTTGAACACATTTTAAATTTTATAAAGCCGGGTGTCAGAGAAAATGAAATTGTTGCAGAGCTTAACTATTTTCTATTAAAAAACGGTGCAAAAGGATTTTCATTTGAACCTATTGTTGCATCTGGCAAAAGAAGTTCACTTCCACATGGCACAGCTACAGATAAAAAAATAGAGTATGGAGATGTAGTGACAGTAGATTTTGGTTGCATATATGATGGTTATATGTCAGATCTGACAAGGACGGTTTTTGTTGGTAATCCTGATAATACTATGGTTCGTATATACAATATCGTAAAAGAGGCTCAGCAAAAAGCAGAAGAGTTTATCAGAGAAGGAATTAAGTGTGCTGAGATAGATAAAATAGCGCGGGATTATATAGGATCTTTTGGTTATATGGAAAAATTCGGGCATTCACTGGGACACGGTGTGGGGCTTGAGATACATGAACTGCCGAGGCTTTCGCCCAGGTCAGAGGGGATCTTAAAAGAAAATATGGTTGTAACGGTAGAGCCAGGAATCTATATCGAAGATTTGGGCGGCGTCAGGATAGAAGATCTGGTAGTGGTGAAAAAAGACGGTTGCGATGTTCTGACATGTTCTACAAAAGACTTGATGGTTCTTTGATTTGCAAAGTTATAAATTTCTATTGCGGGAATTTAAATTTTTTGGTATACTAAAATTAACTTTCAGTAATAGAGGAAAGAAAACATTAAGGAAAGTTCAAAAAAATTACCGAAGAAAGAGTTTTTTAGATTGAGATGAGATGAGAATAGAAGAGATGAGAGGAGATGAGCTTAAGGATGAATAAGCAGGCAAAAGTGTGCCCCGATAGCTCATCGGGGCTTTTTGATTATGATAGGGTTTTTCTGGATATTTCTTTCTTTGAGGAATATTGCGACAACTCAATAGACATATCCAATATTGATTTTGACTCAATCAATGGAGATTATTTTTATTTTGAAAATTCCCAGATAGCGGCATTCTGCTATGACATTCTTTTATCTATTAAAATATTTGCCAGCAAAATTGTACTTGAAGGTAGTTTTACTGAAATAATTGAGCAGGAAGACATTTTGGAAACAATAAATAGCATTTTAATGCATCTTATCAAAAAAAATGCATTTGTTACGGCACAATTTAATTACCATGCCATAAATTTGATAGAGAATATATATTTAACTGATAGACCGTATATAATATTCAGAGTATTCAAAAAGAATTTAATAATTGATAAAACTTCAAAAACTGCCAAAATTCTTATTCCCAAAGGATTTGTATTTGAAAAAGAAAATTTTAATAAATTTAATATGAACAATAGAAAAACTGCAAGCAGGGTTTTGTACAATACACCAAAAGATTACTATATAAGTACAGTCAAGCAAGCAAAAGAAGATATAAGAAACGGAGAAATCTTTCAGATTGTACTATCTCAGGTTATAAAAGTGGAAAGTGATATTTCAACAAGTCAGCTTTTTTACACCATGAAAGAGAAAAATCCGTCTGAGTATTCTATTGTGTTAGATACAAAGGATGAACAGATAATTTGTTTTTCACCAGAGACTCTTATCAAAAAAGAGGGGAACATAGTAAAAACCTTTCCTATTGCCGGCACATATAGAATAACCGATAGCGATGACATAGTGCAAAAGAAGATAGAAATACTAAAAGACAAAAAAGAAATCAGTGAACATGTAATGCTTGTTGATCTTGCAAGGAATGATCTGGGTAGAATTTCAAAGGCAGGGTCAGTAAGGGTTGATGAATATCTACAAATAAAAAAGCTATACAATCTTATACACATCTACTCTGTTGTGACGGGTGAACTTGAAGAAGAGAATCTGGTAAAAGCAATACTTTCGGTATTTCCGGCGGGAACACTTACCGGTGCTCCCAAGGTTCGGGCCATGCAGCTTATAGAGAAGTACGAAGAGCAGAGGAGAAACCTGTATGGAGGGGCAATAGGATATATTTACAAAGATACATTTGATTTGGCAATTGCAATCAGAATGGCTGTGAAGAACAAGAGTGAAAGCACCTTTGTACTTCAAAGCGGCGCGGGCATTGTGAATCTATCGGTGCCAGAAAAAGAGTATCAGGAGTGTTTAACAAAGCTCAGAGCATTTTTAAATATTATGGAGGTGGACGAAGATGATATTGTTAATAGATAATTACGATTCATTTACCTTTAACATTTATCAAATGATTGCTAACAAAACTCAGGTTGTTGTATTCAGAAATGACAAAGTCACTCTTGAGACAATACAAAAATTAAATCCTGCCGGTATAATTATCTCACCCGGTCCAGGAAGTCCCAAAGATGCAGGTATTTCGTCAGATGTGGTAAAAAGATATGCAGGGATTGCCCCAATCTTGGGAGTTTGCTTGGGGCATCAGGTTATAGGTGAATGTTTTGGTGCAAGGATTGTACATGCAAAGTCAATTTATCACGGTATGAGGTCTTGTGTTGAACTTTCAGAAGCCGGCAGGAAGAGTCCACTTTTCAAAGGTGTGCCTGATAGATTTTTTGCAGGGAGATATCACTCTCTTGTTATAGAAAGGTCTTCAAAGTTAAAAGAGCTTGAAATAGCAGCTTTGAGTGAAGATGGAGAAATTATGTCAGTTTTGAATGATAAACTGAAGATATATGGGATTCAATTTCATCCAGAGTCCATCCTGACACCGGATGGAGATAGGATTTTACAGAACTTTTTAGATCTGTGTTACGGGCAGGTGGGAGAAAATGCTCAAAGAAGTGCTTGAGGCTGTAACATCCAAAAAGGACCTGGACTATGTTCAGGTAAGGAATCTTTTGGATAGTATATTGGAAGGCGAACTTGATGAAATAAAGTTTGGGGCTTTTCTGGCAGCGCTAAAAACAAAGGGTGAAACAAAAGAAGAAATATCAGCTTTTGTTGATGCGTTTTATGAGAGGGCGTTGAAAATTGAGTATCATCATCCAAAAACCATAGATACATGTGGCACTGGTGGGGATGGCAAGGGCACATTCAATATCTCAACAGCTGTGGCTATAGTTTTGAGTTGTTTTGACTTAAAAGTTGCAAAGCACGGAAACAGGAGTATAACAAGCAATTCTGGTTCGGCAGACATTCTGGAAAATCTTGGAGTTGACATTCAGGCACCGCCTGAAAAAATCTTAAGAGGTCTGGAAAAGTTCAATTTTGCATTCCTGTTTGCACCTTTGTACCATCCGGCCACCAGGAAGGTTGCAAATGTTAGAAAAGGGCTTGGTATTCGGACAGTTTTTAATATCTTAGGTCCTCTTTTGAACCCCATAAGTCTAAATTATCAGGTTGTGGGTGCATTTGATTTTGACGCGCAGGAGAAAATAGCTTCTGTTTTAAGAGGGAAGAGAAAAAGAGCTGCTGCTATCCACAGCCTTGATGGTCTTGATGAAATATCTGTCTCAGAAAAAACAAGGATTCTGGAGCTGCAGGGTGAAAATATAAAAGAATACTACATAGACCCACAGGAGTATGGTATAAAGTACAGGCTTGACGAAATAAAAGGGTTTTCGCCCGAGGAGAATGCAAAGATTCTAATGAGCATTTTAAGCGGTGAGGTTTCTGCTTATTATTGGGCGGTTGTTTTAAACTCTGCCTTTGCTCTTTATATTGCTGAAGTTGCAAAGGATGTTGAGGAAGGTATCAAACTTTGCAGAAATGTAATTGAAAAAAAAGAAGCTTTACTTAAACTCAGAGATTTGCAACAACACTACAAGATGGGGGCTTAAAAAGTGAGTGTGCTTGAAAAGATATTGGAAGCCAAAAAGAGGGAAGTAGAAAGGTGTAAACAATTAGTATCAGTTGCAAAAATGAAAAAAATAGCTATTGAGAAATGCACATCTGCATCATATACCAATAAGTTCAAAACTATATTTGAAAAAGAAAGTTTTTGTATCATCGGCGAGATAAAGCGTGCATCACCATCAGAAGGTATAATTTCTGCAAATGTTGATGTTAAAGATGTGGCAAAGCGTTATGAAAGTTTGGGGTTTTTTGCTATATCTGTATTGACAGAAAAGAATTTTTTTAATGGTTCTGAAAAGGACCTAATGGATGTCAAAAGCGTAGTATCAATTCCTGTTTTAAGAAAAGATTTTATTATTGATATATGGCAACTTTACCAGACGAAGATGATTGGTGCAGATGCTGCTTTGCTTATAACAAAAGCACTGCCGGCAAAACAGCTCAGTGTTTTTATAAAAGTTCTGGAGATTCTTGATATTGTCCCGCTTGTAGAGGTTGAAAATGAATACGAAATTGAAAAGGCTTTGAGCAGCGGAGCAAAACTGATAGGCATTAACAACAGGAATTTGGATAATTTGACAGTTGATATTAAAAAGACAGAAAGGCTTTTGAAATACATTCCAAAAGATGTGGCTGTTATAAGTGAAAGTGGTATAAAGTCAAAAGAAGACTTTGAATATATACGCGCCTTAGGTGTTGATGGTTGTCTGATAGGAACATCTTTTATGAAAACTCAAAATCCACTTGAAATAATTGGTGAGAGGATATGATAGTAAAATTTTGTGGCATAAGAAGAGAAGAGGATGTTAGATTTTGCAACCTCCTGAATCCTACAATGATAGGTCTTATCTTTGCTGAAAGTCCAAGGAAGGTTGAAAAGGAGGTTGCCCAAAAATTATTGAGAATAAAAAGTCCCTGTATAAAGGCGGTTGGAGTTTTCAAAGATCAAAATCTCAGCGATGTTTTAAGTATAAGTACACAGCTAAAACTTGACTTTGTTCAATTACATGGTAATGAAGATATTGAATTTATTGAATATTTGAAAACTAAAGGCTTTAAGGTAATTAAAGCTGTCGAGGTAGAAAATTTAAGTGATATCAAAAAGGCAGCCATTTACAAAGGGATAGCTGACTTTATTCTTATTGACAGACCCAAGGGCAGGGAAGTGGATGTAGTTGCGCTTGCAAAAAATGTCCACTTTGACTTTATAATTGCCGGTGGAATCACACCTGAAAATCTCGAAAAGTATCTTGCCCTCAAGCCGGTTGGTATTGATATTAGCTCAGGTGTAGAAACAAATGGGATAAAAGATTTTGGCAAAATGAAACTGATAATAGAAAAGGTAAAAAAATATAAGGCTGGTGAAGTTGAAAATGGATAGGTATTTTAGCAGGTTTGGTGGTATATATGCACCCGAAGTTTTGATGCCGGCACTTCTGCAGATTGAAGAAGAGTTTCAAAAGCTAATTCAAGATAAGACTTTTAAGTCTGAGTACGAGTATTATCTCAGAAACTATATCGGAAGACCCTCCCCTCTGTATTTTGCAAAAAATTTAAGTGAACACCTTGGTGTTAAAATATACCTGAAAAGAGAGGATTTGAACCACACAGGTGCTCATAAGATAAACAACTGCATCGGTCAAGCGCTTCTGGCAAAACACATGGGCAAGAGGCGACTCATTGCCGAAACAGGTGCAGGTCAGCATGGAGTTGCAACAGCTACGGTTGCAGCGCTTTTTGGTATGGAGTGTGAAATATTTATGGGTGAAGAGGACGCAAAGAGGCAGTATCACAATGTGCAGAGGATGAAAATGCTCGGTAGCAGCGTAAGAGTTGTTGACAAGGGTAGCAAAACACTAAAGGATGCAATAAATGAAGCAATGCGTGACTGGAGTGAGACATATGATTATACTTTTTATCTTTTCGGCACTGCTGCCGGACCACATCCCTTTCCAACAATAGTAAAATATTTTCAGAGCGTTATTGGCAGCGAAACCAGAAAGCAAATTTTAAAGCAGGAGGGAAGATTACCTGACTATGTTTTTGCATGTGTTGGTGGAGGCTCGAACGCGATTGGTATTTTTTCAGCCTTTTTGGATGATCCTGAAGTAAAGTTAATAGGTGTTGAAGGTGCAGGAGAGGGTGTTGGAAGTGGAAGGACTGCTGCCACCCTTTGCAGTGGATCTGTGGGTATTCTTCATGGTACCAGAACGTATGTTTTGCAAGATGAAGAGGGTCAGATATTAAATACGCATTCAATCTCGGCAGGTCTTGACTATCCAGGCGTTGGACCTGAACATGCTTATTTAAAAGAAAAGGGAAGAGTAGAATATGTTGGGATAGAAGATGAAAAAGCAGTTGAGGCGTTTTTGCTTTTGTGCAGGTTAGAAGGCATTATTCCTGCTTTAGAAAGCTCTCATGCAATTGCAGAGGTTATAAGAAGGGCAAAGAATGGGATGTTCGAAGAAGATGATATAGTTGTTGTAAATCTTTCTGGTAGG
The Caldicellulosiruptor morganii DNA segment above includes these coding regions:
- a CDS encoding shikimate kinase — encoded protein: MKNIVLTGFMGSGKTTIGKLIAEKLKIDLVDTDSEIIKEFGLTIDRIFEIYGEKKFRECERKVIERVSKLENVVISTGGGVVLEPENIRLLRENGVIYFLYASPDTILKRLKDDNSRPLLKNGDKLSNIIRLLNLRMPFYKNCDFEINTDILTPELVAEKIISIHMTKESRK
- a CDS encoding TIM barrel protein is translated as MTRFGPAGNSQSFYDAGHKSSVEAPKWLHSIGLSAYEYQCNKGVNISKEKARQIGEEAKKYDILISIHAPYYINFGSQEEDKLKKSKEYIYQCIEVAKEMKAERIVFHPGSCAKIDRKFAFETAKKALLEVVSVVKEMKAEGIFLCPETMGKKNNLGSVDEIIEICKLDEIFLPTVDFGHINAFTGGSLRTKEDFVNLLKKFINQLGYERMKRFHSHFSRIEYTSQGEKKHWNYEDKQYEPDFEPLAEALVELDLEPVIICESKDYMSEDAVLLKKIYLETLEKRM
- the aroQ gene encoding type II 3-dehydroquinate dehydratase encodes the protein MKKVLIINGPNLNLLGIREKNIYGTISYNELLKIISKKASELGLDVVFFQSNHEGEIIDRIHRAPEENMDGIIINPGAYTHYSYAIHDAIKAVSLPTIEVHISNIHAREEFRQKSVIAPACIGQISGFGIKSYIIALYAIKEILNLETTE
- a CDS encoding M24 family metallopeptidase; amino-acid sequence: MIEHRIEKLFERDERIEAVFVSKKENVRYLSDFKGDESFLILLRNGKRYLLTDFRYIEQARKQTSGFEIVDYKGKLFETILDILNQNYTESLYFEGYSLTYSMVSDMKEKIGNKVYPLSFSIDEIRSIKDQKEIELIKRAVEITDRAFEHILNFIKPGVRENEIVAELNYFLLKNGAKGFSFEPIVASGKRSSLPHGTATDKKIEYGDVVTVDFGCIYDGYMSDLTRTVFVGNPDNTMVRIYNIVKEAQQKAEEFIREGIKCAEIDKIARDYIGSFGYMEKFGHSLGHGVGLEIHELPRLSPRSEGILKENMVVTVEPGIYIEDLGGVRIEDLVVVKKDGCDVLTCSTKDLMVL
- a CDS encoding anthranilate synthase component I family protein; protein product: MNKQAKVCPDSSSGLFDYDRVFLDISFFEEYCDNSIDISNIDFDSINGDYFYFENSQIAAFCYDILLSIKIFASKIVLEGSFTEIIEQEDILETINSILMHLIKKNAFVTAQFNYHAINLIENIYLTDRPYIIFRVFKKNLIIDKTSKTAKILIPKGFVFEKENFNKFNMNNRKTASRVLYNTPKDYYISTVKQAKEDIRNGEIFQIVLSQVIKVESDISTSQLFYTMKEKNPSEYSIVLDTKDEQIICFSPETLIKKEGNIVKTFPIAGTYRITDSDDIVQKKIEILKDKKEISEHVMLVDLARNDLGRISKAGSVRVDEYLQIKKLYNLIHIYSVVTGELEEENLVKAILSVFPAGTLTGAPKVRAMQLIEKYEEQRRNLYGGAIGYIYKDTFDLAIAIRMAVKNKSESTFVLQSGAGIVNLSVPEKEYQECLTKLRAFLNIMEVDEDDIVNR
- a CDS encoding anthranilate synthase component II; translation: MILLIDNYDSFTFNIYQMIANKTQVVVFRNDKVTLETIQKLNPAGIIISPGPGSPKDAGISSDVVKRYAGIAPILGVCLGHQVIGECFGARIVHAKSIYHGMRSCVELSEAGRKSPLFKGVPDRFFAGRYHSLVIERSSKLKELEIAALSEDGEIMSVLNDKLKIYGIQFHPESILTPDGDRILQNFLDLCYGQVGENAQRSA
- the trpD gene encoding anthranilate phosphoribosyltransferase, with the protein product MLKEVLEAVTSKKDLDYVQVRNLLDSILEGELDEIKFGAFLAALKTKGETKEEISAFVDAFYERALKIEYHHPKTIDTCGTGGDGKGTFNISTAVAIVLSCFDLKVAKHGNRSITSNSGSADILENLGVDIQAPPEKILRGLEKFNFAFLFAPLYHPATRKVANVRKGLGIRTVFNILGPLLNPISLNYQVVGAFDFDAQEKIASVLRGKRKRAAAIHSLDGLDEISVSEKTRILELQGENIKEYYIDPQEYGIKYRLDEIKGFSPEENAKILMSILSGEVSAYYWAVVLNSAFALYIAEVAKDVEEGIKLCRNVIEKKEALLKLRDLQQHYKMGA
- the trpC gene encoding indole-3-glycerol phosphate synthase TrpC, which codes for MSVLEKILEAKKREVERCKQLVSVAKMKKIAIEKCTSASYTNKFKTIFEKESFCIIGEIKRASPSEGIISANVDVKDVAKRYESLGFFAISVLTEKNFFNGSEKDLMDVKSVVSIPVLRKDFIIDIWQLYQTKMIGADAALLITKALPAKQLSVFIKVLEILDIVPLVEVENEYEIEKALSSGAKLIGINNRNLDNLTVDIKKTERLLKYIPKDVAVISESGIKSKEDFEYIRALGVDGCLIGTSFMKTQNPLEIIGERI
- a CDS encoding phosphoribosylanthranilate isomerase, whose protein sequence is MIVKFCGIRREEDVRFCNLLNPTMIGLIFAESPRKVEKEVAQKLLRIKSPCIKAVGVFKDQNLSDVLSISTQLKLDFVQLHGNEDIEFIEYLKTKGFKVIKAVEVENLSDIKKAAIYKGIADFILIDRPKGREVDVVALAKNVHFDFIIAGGITPENLEKYLALKPVGIDISSGVETNGIKDFGKMKLIIEKVKKYKAGEVENG
- the trpB gene encoding tryptophan synthase subunit beta; this translates as MDRYFSRFGGIYAPEVLMPALLQIEEEFQKLIQDKTFKSEYEYYLRNYIGRPSPLYFAKNLSEHLGVKIYLKREDLNHTGAHKINNCIGQALLAKHMGKRRLIAETGAGQHGVATATVAALFGMECEIFMGEEDAKRQYHNVQRMKMLGSSVRVVDKGSKTLKDAINEAMRDWSETYDYTFYLFGTAAGPHPFPTIVKYFQSVIGSETRKQILKQEGRLPDYVFACVGGGSNAIGIFSAFLDDPEVKLIGVEGAGEGVGSGRTAATLCSGSVGILHGTRTYVLQDEEGQILNTHSISAGLDYPGVGPEHAYLKEKGRVEYVGIEDEKAVEAFLLLCRLEGIIPALESSHAIAEVIRRAKNGMFEEDDIVVVNLSGRGDKDISTILQFWRED